From the Coffea eugenioides isolate CCC68of chromosome 1, Ceug_1.0, whole genome shotgun sequence genome, the window AGATGTGGAACTAAAGAAAGTGACTAGGCTTGGAGATTTGGTTTCTTACTCTAGAAACCATTGTAATTTTCCTACATTGCAATTTTAGCGTTATAACAACTTATTATTTGTTTCCTTAACTATTGCAAATTACCATTGCACTAAAATGGTGTGACTCTCTGATATGTAAAAGCAACTTCTCGTAAGACTATTTCAAATAGCAAAACGTTTAGTGTTGGAAGGCTCCAACATTTTGGACTAGTTTTGGAACTATGAACTAATATTGGATTTACCATTATTTTGTTGGTTCTGTTTGGAATTTGGTAGCAAATTCACTTGTTTGGTAGTAGTAAAGCGGGTAAAGGTTGTCCATTTGCCAATTGAGAATTTACCATACATTATCGCAACTGTTAATGGGAAGAGTATTGCAACATAAGAGTCTAGATGAAACTTTTTCAAACCTCAATACATCCAACTGATTTTTGACCCAAAAGAGTCTTATCGAATAAAAatttcatcttccattctttttgcttttcctgCGTCCACAGTTTCTCTGGATGCAAAGTCTGCAAATGTAAATTATCTATTGGGAAGGCTGAAATTTCTGACTGCACAAAACACTTGAAAACTTATGTTATATCCCATCTTAACTTTACTTTTACATTCAAAAAGAATTTATGAATCTTAAAGCACCATGATTTAGCAATTAAATCTTTCAAGTACAATGTAGGTGAATAATTTATACCTTAACTGTGCTTATAGGTGAGGCTGTCTGCAAGGATTTAGTGATTGATATCCACAGTGCAATGCATCATGAGCAAGGTAATAAAAGAAAGtagaaaaagaagagttaaTGCTTATTCACTTGATGCCATGTAGATTCgttttgagaaaattttagTTTCAAGTATAAACTAGAACCAGACATAGAAGCAAACTGGAAAGCACTTAAGAAACTTAAAGCTTCAAAAGAGTGTCACAAGATGCAAGGAGATTATGCAATTTTTACAGAGTATCCTGAACAGAAAAGCAAAGGAAAACTAGTTACAAGCATTACTGAGGTAGAATTAGATCCTGGAAGGAATCAAGGGAGTGGTGTTCTGTAGGTATGCACAAGCAGCTCCCACTCCACTACCTAGCTTAACAGGGTAACCAACATCCTTGAGTACCATCTCCACTCCAGCAAGACAGCCAAGTAGTTGCAACTGCAACAGAAAACAGGAATTGATAAATAAGTGGTTATGTCAAAAAAAATTGGAAGGTGATTAACACAAGCTTGATTGACCTTCTGGTTTTTATTACATAGTTTTCACATTCCTCATGAGTTAGACAACCCTGATTTTTATCTGCTTTCTACTGTTTTTATGAGTCATATTGAACATTTGAATAATTGTGTTTGTAAAAATTGCATCTGAGGGAGGAGAATGGAACCTCATTTAAGTTGCCAAGATGCCCTATTCTGAAAACCTTTCCAGCAACTTTGTTCAGCCCCAGACCCAAGCTTAAGTTGTATCTCTTCCAGGCCCTTCTAACAATTTCTGAACTGTCAATGTTAGGAGGAACAAGCACAGCAGTGACTGTATCACTGTACCATTCCTCCTTTTGGGTGCAATTTTTCAAGCCCCATGCTTCCATAGCAAGTCTGCGTTCAGTGCAATAGTGCATGCAAATTTGATATATATGTCAGTAGATTGACATTAACCGACCATTGTGATGCAACATGAGAGTAGTACCCTAATTGTGGaaagattttataattttttagaTACAAGAACCAAATCAAATCGCTTCCATAGGCAATCAAGCTATTTCATTTTAACAAAATTCAAGTGCTTCAACATTTCTATCTAAGCCAATACCTTGTTGCTTTGGCTAAGCGAGCATGCCTGGCAAATACATTCTCAAGTCCTTCCTCAAATATGAGATCCAAAGCTGCTCTTAGACCATATAGAAGATGAATGGATGGAGTGTATGGCCAATATGTTCCCAACTTATAGAACTTCAGGTAGTCCTTCCAGTCAAAGAAGACTCTAACAGATTTTGCTGTTTTGGAAGCCTCAAGAGCCTTGGGGCTTGCACAAACGATTCCTATGCCAGTTGGGAGAGAAAGAGCTTTCTGAGAGCCAGTTAGTGCCACATCTACTCCCCATTCATCCATGCGGAAATCAAGTGCACAAATGGAGGAAACACCATCAACAACAAAGAGTGCTGGATGGTTGTAGTGATCTGGAGTTGCAAAGAAAGTAGAAAGCTTTATATAATGTTTGGGAAAGAAAAGTACCAATTCCTTTAAGAAATACCTTCTTAAATTCCAGAACACATAAAAGAgctcaaggcaagatgatcgaCCAAATCAGAGTTATGCGGTGGAACTTTCCTAGGCAGATGCTTCAATTTTCATCTCATTCTAAGGTAATCTCTAATTAACTGTCCATGGTTTTGTATTTGAGATGATTTCTTCTATGCATGTCCTAATTGTTCTATGCATATGCTTGCCTCTCGAACTTGTAATCATATGAGGCTTCTTCATATGATTTCATTTTCAGAATCAACCACACAGAGGAGTCAGGTCATCCTCCAAATGTCAATTATATCTTAGAAGAGTTTGCTGCATTGCCATAACAACTTAGCCTTAAAgtcatttcttcttccttcatACAATGAACAGATGCAAACTAACTTCCCTTAGTCACTCCTACTTGTGGAACAAAAAATCAGACATGCTCGAGGAACAAAAGCCTATCATACTGCTGGGCCAGACACTAGTCTATCCGCATATGCTGGAATTTTTATCAAGTGCGCTTAATCATATTAATCCAACTTCAAAAATTCAGCTTGATGGTAAGAGCAAAAAGTTTAAGAGGCACTATCATCGAGAGAACCCTAACAAGTCATTAGTTTGACATTTGGTTTGGGAATCTCAGGATAAGAAAGGACTCTGTTTGCTGCTCTTATAATGACTAACTGACGTTGAAAGGAAGAATAATACTTGTATATCCACTCTAGATCAAAAGTCAAAACCATTAAGCTGATAAATGGCAGAGAGGAGAGCAGCATCAACTGCTTACCAAGAATCTTTCTAACAGTAGCCAAGTTGTTGGTTACACCAGTTGCTGTTTCATTGTGCACGATGCAGATGGCCTTGATAGTATGTGCTGTATCTTCTGCTAGTTTTGAGGCCAAAATATCAAGATTTGCTCCTTGACCCCATTCACTTTCAATGACATCCACATTGAAGTTAAGACGCTGCTGTTGGTCAATCCACAACAAACTGAATTGTCCAATTAGGAAAGATACAATGCGATCTCCTGGTGATAAGGTGTTGGTAAGTGCACTTTCCCATGCACCAGTCCCTGTCCAACAGCAGCAGAGAAATTTCGAAGTTTAGATTAGTTAAAATATCAGCTCCTACTGAAATATATTGACTGGAGTTGATGATGCACAGTGTTCTAATGTGACTGATGAAAAGGAAATCACCAGCAATTAGACAGCATTAAGTATGTGGCATATGAAGTTAACAGCTTCAGCTTAGTACCTTTTAAAATCAGAAATATTAGGCAAAAATCTTACTTGCGCTAAATTAATGACAGATGACATATATAAGACAAGAGGTTTCattaattgataaaaaaaaaaaaagttgatcAAGCAAACTAAGCATCAAATTCTTTCCCTCGGTCATTTATGTGCACTTGGCATCGAGGATGTTTACTTCTTAGTGAGTCATTCCAATAAACATGAAATGATATTATAGTAAAATGGATCTTAATACGGAGAATTCCAGAATCCTGAACTTCAGATGCAAGAATTGACAACATGCATCACTTGGTACCCTATCCTACAGAATAAGGAAGACAAGAAAACCAGATGGAGCCAAGTCATATGACCCCCGTTTTCTTTTAATAACACGCAATGCAGTAGTTTTGCCTTCATGTTACTTTAATTGTAAAAACTTTTCCTTAGGACCGTGATCAACATATTCCATGGCATGCTTAACTCAATGTTACACAGCTACTCCTAAATAAAAACCATAAGATACTAAAATTTGCAATCTTGTTAGTGATCAAAGTACCATTATTCAAAGCAGATCACCTGTGGTTGGGATCAGAAATGGGGTTCCACTTTCACTCTTAAAAATCTTCTTGACATCCTCCAGCAAGATTTTGGTCATGGCTGGAATGGCTGGAGAGCGATAATCCTCATTATTCCTGTTCATTGCACGGATGATCTGGTCTGGTATATTGACAGGTCCCGGCACAAAGAGATGGTTCCGTCCAGGTCCATTAACGTAGTCCATCTTTCCCCCTCCTGTTAACTGTTGATTCTCTGGTGATTTGCTAATCAAACATATACAGTTAGAAAACCCCTCAAAACGAACCAGAACTGCCTATTGCAACGCTGAAGTTGTCCGCATAAATGAGTCGACATTCTTTTGCTCGTTTTAAAGCTTACAATTACATTACTTtcatttcacaaaatttatctatAAAAGGACAAAGGGTTTCGAACGCATTTCCAAATTACACgaaaaaaattcatttcttcaatgcTCTCAGTCCAAAGTCTATACATCAGTTTGAGAAGTACAAAGGTTCATTGGTTGTCTTACAAAAGATGAAGATCAAACAATATTTCTCCATTCCAAATCAAGATCAGTGTCAACATAATTAAACAGCAGATTGCTTACATGCTTATGTTCAATAGTCAGCAAATAACTCAGAAATGAAATGTAACAGAATGTACTGCTGAAGGACTCAATGATTGACTATAGTAGAAAATTATAAAACAGGTATATTTAGTTTGTGACTAATTGGAGCCCGGAATATACTGTCGAAATCtacttcaagaacttcaattttCTGAAAAGCTCATTACAATTGGTACAACACAATTCAGGTTCTCCTCAGTGGGCTTGCAATCATAAGACACTGAAGGATTAATTATTCAAGAGGTATAATCAAACAGAGGTAAATGAAGGACTAAAACATACTTATGCTGATTGTTGAATTCTTAATCTGTTGAATATCCTAGGTAAACCCCCTAAATCCGATTTTTGGACCATGTGTTATCATTTGTAATGGTGGAGAATAAAACTGCAAGAGTATCCATAGAATTTTGGGAATTTTTTAGCATTGTCCCCACTAGATTTTTTTTAAGGTGAACGTACATATAATTAGTTTTGTAATGTAAAACAAATGGATTAGTTcagaatccaaaaaaaaataacctTTTAATTGAGTCATTCATTTTCCTTAGAACTCGTTATAATTTATTACTTGTCAGTTAAATGAGCTGCTTACATTTTCTTATTGACTAACATTTCTGATTATTGTTAAGATGGAGTTTTTGTTTTACCTTTTTAGTTGGAGTTCTTCAATTACTACTATTTCTTACCATCTACTAACCTGCAAATTATTGACTATCATTTCTGGTTGATAAGGCTGTCATAACCATGAAATATTCCATTCTCTTGGATAAATGCCCTGATACTTCCTAAGACCCCACTCATAAACCAGGTCAGATTTTCACGTAAAAAATGGACTTTTAACAATTTATGACTATCTAAAattgaaaaccaaaaaaatttaaCAACAAAAGCCACCTTCTATGACTGTTAAAAAACCATGATGCATCCTAGATGAATACCGATTGATATGGTCCTATTTTTGACCAAGCACATAggaacagaaaagaaaaaaactaccACAAACAAGAAAACATTAATCTTTGGTACTAATTCTGCTACATGTATTTTGAGGGATGATCACCACTAaacaaaataaaggaaaaaatgatgTCACTTTTGAAAATCAAACTAAGCTTTATCAAACTAACACCAAGCACttcttgattttattttattccggGCTTTTTTTAAAAGATTTTTATAAAGGAAACAACCAAATGGAAAAAGGGACAATCTGAATAATTACAACAAATAGAATCAGACCCTCTTTTTAATGCCACAAAGCTAGAACTTCTATCACTTGCCTACGTTCAATTCTCCAAACTAAGCATCCAAACCACTAATCACACATGCAAGGCATATCAAAcaaaatatatacacacacacagcataaaaaaccaacaaaaaaaatggttatATCATATATGATATTCAGCTGGTTCGGAAGATTACTTATAATATACCTTAAACTGATGAAAACAGGGGACTTCCCCCCCAAAGTTCAGCAGAACCTGCAGGCTTTTTCTTGGTAGAAACAAAGGTTTGGGAggatgaaaaattttataagAGCGCGGGAGACCAATCAGTGTTCAGGTGGGTCCCACGTGGGAGTTACGTGGCAGATAAGAGTGCACAAATGGGAATCCTGCGGCTAAGACTCTGTGACATCAGAAGCAGAAGTTGTATTGTAGACTCATCTgcacttttttttccttttttttttttttttgggtttttatGGCTTTTGAGAATTTGAGATAGCGAGAAATATTCAGCTTTGTACCATTGCCATAAGTTTTTTATCCCTTTGTGTGGTTTGACAAATTTGTCTTTAAGCCCAATTGAACCTTTTAGAACCTGCAATAAGTTTAAGTGATAGTATGATTCAAAGTTTTAAAACATGTACCAATACCTACAAGTTTTGGGAAGTTCTCTTTCAGAAATGCACATTAATTTTGTATAGAATTGCACATTGTGTCCAAAAGTTTTTGTTAGTTTTCTCTGCAAGGGCACCTTGATTTGGTTTTGATGGAAACGACTTATTGGTACCACGTTTTATATCTTTtataaatcaaagaaaaaaagaaaatgataataCAAGAATGAAAGTTCAATTAgatagttttattcatttttttggggGTAAAGTTTTTATTTACGCTCTAATTCGGTGGACCAAAATGAAATAACCTTGAGCAATATAAAGGCTTTATTCTGCATAACTTGAAATGAGATGGAGTTGTATAAATGTCTAAAAATATAGGATGTAGTATTTAAATAAGAAGTATATGGAAAAGGGGTTTTTTAGAGGACCATAAGAAAAAGCCACAAAGCATGAGGTTGGAAAAGAATTTGCGGGAGATAAGTGATAAAGGGCTATCAGCCACACTCTCTTGTAGGAAAGGCAAAGCCACACAGCAGTTTTGAATTTGTTTCTTTGTGCTATCTTTTTcgcaaaaaacaaaattttgtacTTCTCTGGGATATCTTGGGCCTTAATGGAATCAGAATACAATTTCCTTTGACAGAATTCCTTGAGAATgtagaatttattaaattaaGCGCCAGCGGATGGACCACTCATTTGCTCTCTTGTCCAAGCCAtcgaaaagggaaaagaaaagttttcCTGCATTCCTGATACAGTCTAGAGCCAAAAAAGAACTTTATACAATTCATAAGAAAATGGATCTTTTAAACATAGTTAGCCAAAAGAAGAACGGGTATAATTCGAGATATTATACGTGTGTACATTATACATAACTTTTTTAGAAATATGATTAAAAGTTTAGCATAGAAATATGTGTTACAACAAAATTATGTATATAAATTCATATGTGAATAGTACGAACATATTTGAAAGTTAGCAACTAAAAATACGAAtaaatttactataattttcaaagattatgtCATATTTATGCCACTTTTAAGCTTAGTGTTGTGTTTGTGACATTAAATTTATTAGAAGATTATCACCTTATTACTTAAATATGTATAAATCTACAATAATTATGGTACATGTTGCtcgattcatgacatgattctGAAATATGTCATTATCcttaattaaatttaaaattttttcaaaaattgaagtACAGTTCATGAAGTATAATGCATCAAAATTTTATTAGATATTTTATAGAATTAACTGAAAAGTATGAATatctttcaaattatttttgaaatgtatGAAATACAAAATTTTTGTTAATGATATGTACGAATTGAATAATACAAATATAATATGAGTATTTTACTGACTAGGCTTTCAAATAATAGAAACATTGAATTAAATAGGGATGGATTGAGAGATGAAAATTCAATTGACGGTGTCAACATTTGTCCATGCACTAGATATTTCTTCCCTTTTGGATAATAAAGTAGAATGGTAGGTGGGGCACTCACCATTTGCTAGGAGAAAAAATTATAGGCCTGTTTCATAACTCTACTTAATGCTAAAAATTAATTCATTTAGAACTTTTTGAATTCAACATGTTTGATAACAGAAATGCCTTATCACTTAATGCATTAAGTACTACTTAATTTGTGtacaaaaacttttaaaaaagtaaaaatttggCACTGAATTTTTCGAATTGACTACACGTGCTATAACTCTTATAGAGACAACACATTCTCATATTAGTCATATATGTGTAGGAACGTAGTAAATAGCTAATCTAAGCTAGACAAATGCAGAAACTTTGAGGCGTAAAAACACTTTCCTTAAGGTGTTATTTCCCTCCATATTAGAGAAATTACCTTCAGGATACAACAAAGTCTAAGAACTATCAACGGAAAAAAGTGATTTAATACTGTCAAAGTCCTACTATTTTAAAGAATTGAAACACCTATCCAAGACACTATCAAAGGATGCAATCCTTATTAAATAGGTGTATAGGTAGTTAACCATTTAACAGGTATGTCTGTTAAATGTAACTGTCATTAACCACCCATAattaattatctaaaataaatattttagacAATTAATTAACACCCTACCCTAATCAGAAAGCCCCAAGGTCCAAGGTGCCCTCTTTGAATGTGGGACAATGAACTTCAACTTTCTCATTACAAACTATTACCAACAACCCCCCACTTAGTTTGCAATGAAATTAAATTAGCAGTCATATTATCTTGCATAGAGAAAGGTGTTTGTGAACTAAAACCCTTCTCTTAGTGTAAATATTTCACTTGTTCTAACAAGTCATGGTGGCTACGTAGCTTAAACCATAACTTTAAAGTAAAACAGAAATAGCACACACAAGATTATATCCTTCGGAGAATAGTTCATGAAATGATTttagcacttttactggccATGTGCTCCATCCTAGATTCGTGATcatttacaaaagaaaaccccacttttgCTAGGAGCGGCACCAATCCCATGATCATATAGATGAAGTACATTTCAAGATTTTATTACCAAGACACTATGAAACCATATTTAGCTTCATTAAGAGTATGATACTCAGCCTCTTAAGCATCAAACTGCACTAGTACCTTGGAATGGTATAATACAATTTCTAGTGCTCACAACCACTTATTAGTAACTTGTTATTACTCTTTAAACCTTTCATCTAGTGTTAGTGCTAGAAGAGAGGTTGGGTTACCATTACTAGTGGTTCTAGACAAAGGGTTTTAACCCCATTCCCAATGACGTTGCTTTCACTACATCTCTTGAGAGAGCTTTAGTGAATGGATCTGCCAAGTTGTTGAATGATCTAACATACACCACTGTGACTATGTCATCATTCAATAATTGTCTGACATATTTATGTCTTAGGCTTATATGTCTATATTTTCCATTATATATTCTATTTAATGCTCTAGACATAGTGGCTTCACTATCATAATGCAAAGAAATGGCTGCCATCGGTTTTGGCCACAACTTGATGTCTAACAATAAGTTTCTTAGCCATTCGGCCTCTTTGCATGCAGCTGCTAAGGCTACAAATTCAGCCTCCATGGTGGAATGAGTTATAATGGTTTGTTTCTTTGATGCCCAAGAAACAACTCCTCCACCCAATGTAAAAATCCATCCAGAAGTAGACACTTTGTCACATACACTGGTTACCCAGCTTGCATCAGAATAACCTTCAAGTACAGTCGGAAATTTGTTATAGGAAAGCTCTAAATCTTTTGTCCTTTTAAGATATCCAAGCACTCTACCTATAGCTTCCAATGTTCTATACTAGGACTCTTAGTATACCTAGCAAGTCGACAAACTGCATATGAAATATCTGGCCTAGTATAATGCATAGCATACATTAGACTACCAATTGCACTAGCGTATTCTAATTGAGCAATCGGCTTTCCAGAATTTTCAAACAACTTAAAGTTAGGATCATAAGGAGTGCTTACTTCTTTCACCTTCAAATGTTGATACTTGTTTAAAACTTTCTCAACATAATGAGATTGACTTAAAGAATAGCCCCCATAATGTTTCTTAACTTTAATTTCTAAGATAGTATCTACttctccaagatctttcatatTGAATATAGAAGATAAATACTTCTTAGTTTTGTCAACGCCTTTGTAATTAGTACCAACAATTAGCATGTCATCCACATATAAACAGATTATCACACCATACTCTTTAGTAAACTTGGAATAAATGCACTTATCAgcattattatatttaaaaccATTAGAGAGTATAGCAAATTCAAACTTTTGATGCCATTGTTTAGGTGCTTGCTTTAAACCATACAAAGATCTTATCAGTTTGCaaactttcttttcatttcctaGTAGAACAAAGCCTTCTGGTTGATCCATATACACCTCTTCATTTAAGTCACCATTTAAAAAAGCCGTTTATACATCCATCTGATGTACACACAAATCAAATATTGAAGCCAATGCTAATAGTACTCTTATAGATATAATTCTGGCCACAGGTgcataagtatcaaaataatcaattcCCTCTTTTTGCCTAAATCCTTTTGCTACTAATCTTACCTTAAAAGTTTGTACAGATCCATCAGTTGCATATTTCTTTTGAAATACCCACATACAGCCAATTGGCTTAGAACCCAGAGGCAAATCAACTAGGATCCAAGTATGATTACTCaataataaattcatttcatcatTAATTGACTCTCGCCAAAACGACACATCTCTTGATTTCATAGCTTCACTAAAAGTTTTACGTCATCTTTTACATTTAACAAGACAGGAATCTTGTCAAGTAGAAATTTTCTATCGCGTTCAACTAAGAAAACAATAGCTTGTGAATCTATAAAATCAGAGGATAAATGTTTTTCCTTCCGCTGCCTTTGACTCCTCAATTCACTTGGAACGTCGCCTGCGTTCCTTTATTATTAGTAGAGAGTCCAGCATTGGAAATAGGCGGTGGCTCTTGGCTTAAATCTGTACTCATTGTCGAATTATAAAGAAATTTATCTTCTAAAAATTCGACATCTCTAGATTCCACAATGACGTTAGAATCTAAATCTAGCAATCAATATGCTTTTGAATTTTCAGCATAGCCTACAAACACACTTTTAAGTACTCGAGGTCCCAATTTAGTTCTATTATGATCAGGGACTCTATAAAAGGCTATACAACCCCAAACTCAAAAATACCTGAAGTTTGGTTTTCTACCTTTTCATAATTCATATGGTGATCTCTTGGATTTAAGCTAAGTTACTCAATTATGTATATGACAAGCAGCCAGTAAAGCCTCTCCCCACAAATTTTTAGGCAGTCTAGAACTTATAATCATAGCATTTACCATATCTTTTAAagtcctattttttctttctgcCAAACCATTTTGCTGCGGAGTATAAGGtgcactagtttggtgtataatcccattttcttcacaaaattgagaaaaatcaaTAGGGAAATATTCCCCACCTCTAtcacttctcaaaattttgattttctttcctaattgatttttcACAAGATTTTTCTAACACTTAAACATATGAAATGACTCATCTTTTGTTTTCATCAAGTAAACATACACATATCTTGAATAATCATTAATGAATGTGATGAAATACCTATTTCCTCCTCTTGTTAGAAACCCATTTAATTCACAAACGTCAGAATAAACAAGATCTAACAAATCATTGTTTCTTTCTGCTTTAGGAAAAGGTAATCTGGATATTTTTGCTTGTATGCATGTTTCACATTTTTTTGAAGATTATCCTTAAATGAAATCAGCCCATGTTTAGACATAAACTGCAAAGTTTTATGATTAACATGTGCTAATCTACCATGTCAGAGAGTAGGGGTGAGCAAACGGTACAAATTCGATAATTCAGTTAGCTGAATTCGGTGAATTCAGTTATTTGACTTATAGAAATCTAAACCGCTTTCAATTTCAAATTGGCTATAACCGAATTCATTTCGCAACcgattttgaatttggaaatggtaatgaattcggttaaccgaattcatttataaaaaaaaaaaactgattttttaaaaattattactaatttgatccccaaatttattcataatttaacacattacttatattctaatcattttgtggtttaatttaattggcatttatttgatcacttagacctagaatccttagtctatgatttaaggaacacataaaaagtgattaatttaaactagaataaaccttagactatacaatgattagtgataatttatgaatttataatttacaatgattaataataagtaatattagttacaaacttacaaattacaatgattagttataagttatattagttacaaacttataatttatttcaaatcaaaataaaacttatttacttacatatgttattgtgaaagtcaatacactaatacattgatttgcaattcatataCATTTACTTACACTGCTTAGTTGTCTTGTCTATACTTAAAGgcttaagattagtgaatagagaatatgaatttttatgttaaatatgtaatGTAAATTTAGAGCACATTAATACTTGCAAGTTACAGGTTacgcattcaaatattcaataattcaaacatgaatgatgtatcaaattaccaatatctaaattctaattaccaattatgtttattgtttaatatttagtattatacatatatgtattaattattatctaattctagtcatgttactcatgtataaaataataagtattatagttatgttatattgttatttattactatatatttgcattattatagtcatataacaattaacaaatactaaaataatatattgtacattattatatattattattattataagtacatgataataccatatactaactattattaatagcatttacctattaatataataatatattagtagtatatactaatactaaatagcatttatctatatattatataattttataaattcGAACGCGGTAATGCGATACCTTATTTCATTTTACCGAATTTGAATGCAAAATCGGTtattaccaaattcataatctcattacctatttcataccatattagaattcggtgaattcggtaTGTACCAaatttgtaccaaattaccaaatacccgatttcaaattaccaaattaaatttgaattcgGTTATGAATTCGGTATGTAccgaatttgctcacccctatCAGAGAGAATATGAAGCATCTACAACATACATAGAAATTTTATCTTTATTGATACATAGCTTGAACATTCCATCACAAGAGTATCCCTTGCCTACAAATACACCATCCATAGAGAAGACAACCTTATTAGACTCTAGTATAGCCTTTAGCTCCTTTTTGTTTAAGGCATCAGCCGACACAagatttttcctaatttctggAACATGAAGTAGATTGACCAATATAAGTTTCTTTCCAGAAGTAAACTGCAAGTCTACACTTCCTTTGCCAAGAACCTTTGCTGTATTATGGTTTCCCATCAATACTTCATGACCATCAGGAACTTCTTCATAAGTCTTGAACTGGAACTTATCATTACAAACGTGGACGGTGGCACCAGAATCATACCACCAGTCACATGATTTGGTT encodes:
- the LOC113775315 gene encoding serine--glyoxylate aminotransferase; translated protein: MDYVNGPGRNHLFVPGPVNIPDQIIRAMNRNNEDYRSPAIPAMTKILLEDVKKIFKSESGTPFLIPTTGTGAWESALTNTLSPGDRIVSFLIGQFSLLWIDQQQRLNFNVDVIESEWGQGANLDILASKLAEDTAHTIKAICIVHNETATGVTNNLATVRKILDHYNHPALFVVDGVSSICALDFRMDEWGVDVALTGSQKALSLPTGIGIVCASPKALEASKTAKSVRVFFDWKDYLKFYKLGTYWPYTPSIHLLYGLRAALDLIFEEGLENVFARHARLAKATRLAMEAWGLKNCTQKEEWYSDTVTAVLVPPNIDSSEIVRRAWKRYNLSLGLGLNKVAGKVFRIGHLGNLNELQLLGCLAGVEMVLKDVGYPVKLGSGVGAACAYLQNTTPLIPSRI